Proteins encoded in a region of the Patagioenas fasciata isolate bPatFas1 chromosome 21, bPatFas1.hap1, whole genome shotgun sequence genome:
- the MYOG gene encoding myogenin → MELFETNPYFFPDQRFYDGENFLGSRLQGYEPSAFPERPEVALCPEGRVALEEKDSALAEHCPGQCLPWACKVCKRKTVSIDRRRAATLREKRRLKKVNEAFEALKRSTLLNPNQRLPKVEILRSAIQYIERLQSLLSSLNQQEREQRDLRFRPTAPQPGAAGECGSGSSSCSPEWSSQLEFGTNPADHLLADDAAEDRNLHSLSSIVENIAVEDVAVTFQDERVQN, encoded by the exons ATGGAGCTCTTTGAGACCAACCCGTATTTTTTCCCGGACCAGCGGTTTTACGATGGGGAAAATTTCCTGGGCTCCCGTTTGCAAGGCTACGAGCCATCGGCGTTCCCCGAGCGGCCCGAGGTGGCCCTGTGTCCCGAGGGCAGGGTGGCTTTGGAGGAGAAGGACTCAGCCCTGGCCGAGCACTGTCCCGGGCAGTGTCTGCCGTGGGCGTGCAAGGTTTGCAAGCGCAAGACGGTGTCCATCGACCGGCGCCGGGCGGCCACGCTGCGGGAGAAGCGCAGGTTGAAGAAGGTGAACGAAGCCTTCGAGGCGCTGAAGCGCAGCACCCTGCTGAACCCCAACCAGCGGCTGCCCAAGGTGGAGATCCTGCGCAGCGCCATCCAGTACATCGAGCGCCTGCAGAGCCTGCTCAGCAGCCTCAACCAGCAGGAGCGGGAGCAGAGGGACCTGCGCTTTCGTCCCACCGCCCCCCAGCCCGGG GCGGCCGGTGAGTGCGGGTCCGGCAGCTCGTCCTGCAGCCCCGAGTGGAGCAGCCAGCTGGAGTTTGGCACCAACCCCGCAG ATCACCTCCTGGCCGATGACGCCGCAGAGGACCGCAACCTCCACTCGCTCTCCTCCATCGTGGAGAACATCGCCGTGGAGGACGTGGCCGTGACGTTCCAGGACGAGCGGGTTCAAAACTGA